The genomic segment AGCCCGGCAGGTAGGGGTCGGCGCGACAGAGAGAGCGCAGCTTTTAGCGTCAGGGACCGGATGGTTGGTGGCGGAGGCTCGGTTCATTGTAACAAGGGAGCGGAGCAGGTGCCTCCGGGTCTAAAGTGCCTGCCTTTTAAAAGTAACTTGGATAAATATGTCTATTTATCGGAAACTTTGGTTTTGATTACCCGCCTGACGATTcagctcttttaaaaaaaaagggtatATCAACGTGCATCATCCACCGATTTCATTCATATATTTCCCCCTAGAAAATCAGTCAGCCAATGGATGAATTTATGCAGCGTTTAAGAAAAAAAGTGAAAGTTGGAGTTGTGAGCGGTTCTGATGTCGAAAAGATTAAAGAGCAACTCGGAGAGGAGGGTGAGTCATTCACTTTACACAGTTGACTGCGACCTATAACATATCCTGGCAGCCGAGTTTTGGACATTGTCGCCTGACTCTAGTTTGTTCGAGTTGCTTCGTAGAATAAAGACATTTGCTGAACAATAGCAAGTTATAAGTACGTGAAACGTGTCCAGAATTTGACTTAAAAGAGATTTCGCAGCTCAGGGATGTTTGAACCAACGTATATTATACGCGGAGAGGGAAACCAATCAAGTAGTAAGGACGTGGCATCTCCCACATCATAGTAGAGGATAGAACAGTGAggcacagtactggcccttctGCCCACGTTGCAGTGCCGATATTCAACATGTTCCaaaatcagtctaacccttccttcccacatagccttGCATTAGAGATCATGCAGCTAACGAGTAATACGAGGAGACAACCCATCATCAAAACTTCAGTCATATCTATTTATTCAGTAGTTTGCCTTTTAATCGAGCAGCCCCGtttaagtacagagaaaatttcacaaggatgttgccgggtctggaggacccaaggaaagattgaataggttataaCTGTATTCCttaaaatgtagaagattgagaggggatttgatggCAGTATACAAAATTGTAagggatatagataaggtaaatacgatcaggctttttccactgaggttgtgtggaactacaaccagaggtcatgggttaaggttgaaaggtgaaaagggaacacgagggggaaacttcttcactcagagcgtcatgcgagtgtggaacaagctgccagcacaagtggtgcatgtgcgctcaatttcaatgtttaagagatgtttggacaggtacatagatggtagaggtacagagggctatggtaCCTGCACAAGTCGAtgggaggaggcagtttaaatggtttcagaatggactagatgggccgaaaagcctgtttctgtgctgtacttctgatTTTGTGACCTCCTGCTTATACTACTGTTGTCATATTCAGTTACCTGTTTTACCAGATCAGCTAGTAGTGAAAATGTAAACATTTTTAATGAACACTTGCATAAACAAATGTGCATTTACAAATTTAGATTGTCTTTAGGTAGCCCTAAAAGACGACCTTAATGCCTAAAGTGAAACGGTACACCTTCCACAGAGGCCTTGTATTACGTAAGTGAGTAATGTGGTCTGATGTGCCGATCAGAGTGGTGCAGTTTGTCGAGCTGTTGCCTCACAATTCCAGAGACCTGGATTTAATGCTAACCTTGGGGTGCTGCCTGTTTAGGGTTTGCATGtctatgtggatttcctccaggtgtgccCTTGTTCCTTCCCACAAACATGCTGTttgttaattggccattgtaaattgctcccGTTATCTCAGGTGAGTGGTAGGATTGGGGACGGTTGAATGCGAATTtcaggagaataaaatggaattagtgCAAATTGGGtgtttggtcagcatggactctgtgggccaaagggcttgtttgaAAGCTGTGTCTTTGTGGAATTTATCAAATACTTCTTAATATactaatcctacactaatcccaaATTATTCTCCCCACGTTCCTATCAATTCCCTCCAATACTAATAAGGGTCAATATATTAACAGTTCTTCAATGTCTTGCCTTTGTTGCTTTATCTTTTCAACTCTTTCTCATTAATAACAgaataaatttattgtcattgaTGTGTCACTATTGTAATCTAAAGTTAAACATGCTAAACCTGACAGTAAATTTGATCGTTAATGGTTTTGCATATTTGTTTTTGGTGTCATAATGCTAACGGTTATAGTACCGTGCAAAATTCATGGGTATGTGGTATATAtattgccaaagacttttgcacggtaatgtaattttatgtattgcacagtactgctgacacaaaaaaattcaaattttatgacatatttgagtgacaaatctgattctgatatggtctcTAATATGGACAGAGTAGattgggggcagagagaggggagggagtgggaagcactgggaagatattctgtaatgatcaataacccaattgattggaatcaaacaaccttgcctggtgtctcagggctgggtgtgtttgcacccacccctggcactcctctgccgcctgtcccacaccccacccgcgacactccaccctcaccattcccaacatcctctgctcctgctaaatttacaaacttgctctccactccacgttgacaaatacagtactgtgcaaaagtcttaggcaccctagctctctTGGTGATGGTGCGGGCTTAGTGCGGTGAAGTTTTGTTAACCAGATGGTCAGTCTAAGATGTTTATAGCGATACAGTGCTgcgtaggcccttctggtcctttgagccatgctgcctcaGCAACCCACAACTCCAGTTAACCCTTGCGTAATCagcggacaatttacaatgactaattaacctacccggtacatctttggattgtgggaggaaaccagagcactcggagaaaatccatgcattccatggggaggatataccgagactccttacagaaaggcaccggaattgaactctgaactctgagcaCCCTGaaatgtaatagcattgcactaaccgttAACACAAAAAGTGAGAGCAGGAGTTGAAAGGAAGGGGGATTAAAGCAATGCCTGAATTGTAAAATACACTAAAACTTTTCAAATCCTGAAAATCTgaatcaaaaaaaaaatacactgaAATTGCCCAGCATATTAGGGAGCACCCATGGAAAGAATCAGAGTTAAAGTTTCAAGGTGCTGATATTTcatcatagcaacacacatcaaagttgctggtgaacgcagcaggccaggcagcatctgtaggaagaggtgcagtcgacgtttcaggccaagacccttcgtcaggactaactgaaggaagagtgagtaagggatttgaaagttggagggggagggggagatccaaaatgataggagaagacaggagggggggggatagagccaagagctggacaggtgataggcaaaaggggatacgagaggatcatggaacaggaggtccgggaagaaagacgggggggggggcagtggacccagaggatgggcaagaggtatattcagagggacagagggagaaaaaggagagtgagagaaagaatgtgtgcataaaaataagtaacagatggggtacgagggggaggtggggacttagcggaagttagagaagtcgatgttcataccatcaggttggaggctacccaggcagatgctgcctgacctgctgcgttcaccagcaactttgatgtgtgttgcttgaatttccagcatctgcagaattcctgttgtttgatattTCATCATAACTAGTTCTGACACAAACTGGAAAGACTGGTTGTTTGAAATAGTTTAAACCCTTTGAAATATGCCAAGTTAGAAGATAAAATGCTGTTTCTTGACGTGCTATAAGCTCCATTGGAACAACTGAAGAAGTTAGAGTGGGATAGATAATTAAAATGATAGACACCCTCATTTTGCAAAGCGGTCACGAATTAGCATTTGATTTCTCCAGTGTAACGGAGAATAGAGTGTACTAAACTAGAGAGGTACAGCTGAATGACTGCTTCAGCTGGAATTGAGTGTTTAGGTCCCTGGAAGAGAAGAGGAATAAGAAGTTTCTTCTGAAATTGCCTGGGAAAGTTCcaggaggagaggagtggacattgcATTGTAGTCCCTTAGGAATGCAGAGAAGGGGTCAGGAGGGCAAAATGTTTCACATTGAAGCTAGAAAATAGAGAGGATGCATGGTACGTATATCAAATGTGGAGGCTGAGGTGTTGGAAGATGAGAACAGGGGAGTTCTGCATTGTTTTGTGATAGGAGAGTGAGGGCTGCATTGTGTGAAATGGAGCAAGTGTAGTTCAGACCTGTCAGCCTTGTTGGAGGATATCTCTATATATAACAAAATGATTCATGCACCGACACAATTTAATGTTTGTTTTAAGATAGATTAAATTTCTGGATGTCTGGCAtgtttgcaaattctccagcctATTGCGTTTTAATTAACATTTTACTTGTTATACTGTATATACTTGTTATACTTCCGAGAAACGGGTAACTTTAAAATTAGCACAGGAAGAGAGGCAAGTGATTATTAGAACCTAGACCACAGCAAGCTGGACATTGGGAATCATGACCAATCCCTCACCCCTATCCAATGGTCAGATAGCAGATTATGGGAGTTGTACTGCAGTATTATCGACTATCTAATGGCTTTGATTTGTCAGTCAGATGTGaagcaataaataagtaaaccagATTAATGGACTGTACATAAGAAAAGTTGCAGTATATCCTAAAGAACATGAGCCTTCTGATTATTCTGGATTTTAATGTCTGCCATTTTCTTCCAGTTCTTTCAAAAGCTGATTACGTGTTTGCTGAAAATGGGTTAGTTGCATATAAAGCTGGCAAACTTCTGGCTGTACAGGTAAGTTTTTAACCAAAGGTGATCATCACTTGAATGAGTTAAAAGGTGAAATAAATATTTTGGTCTCATCAGCAGCATGTATTCTCAATCTAGTCTAACTCAAGCCCCATTAAAGTGAGTAATGAGCTAGCAGCTTGATGTACCTGTTATGCTACCACATAACTGGAAAGTTTAAGCAAGCACTTGAATGACAATCTGTAGCAAATGAGTGCTTTTGGCAAGGCCTCCTGTTTGTGTGTAATCTAGGCTGGCCAAATCCTAAAGAACTTTACTTGTAAACTGGTTCTGCCAACATGATAGCTAAGCCTACTTTACCTCATTTTCATTAACCAACCTGTGGTAAATATAACTTTCCTTTGCAGGGTTGGTAAAAATTATTGCCACATAAAACCTGTAGTACATTCTCCATGGTATAGTATGACACAATTGTACAAAACCAGATAGGCTCAAAGTAGACTGGACCATAAAGTCTAGTATCTATATGGTGTAACGAATTTGCAAGAAAAAAGGTACACCAGCAAAATCTGTAAGCAAATACCCCTACTTCATCAGTTGCCAAGTTAGCGGATTTATTCTGTTCAGGGGAGGAGTGGGGAAGAGTATGCTGAGACCAACAGCATACCGAAAAATAAGGTACCACCCTAATGAAGCTGCTAAATAGCGTGCAGTAGACAGAAAGAAATATCCTGACCAGCAGTGGATCAGATTGAACCTCTGCTGACCTACAAAATACCGTCGTGAATGGTGCCTGACTGTTAAACAGCTAATGGGAGGAGGCCTTGCCAAAAGCACTCATTTGCTGGGCCACGTCATCATTAAGGATGGCCCAAGAACGATTAGTGGGAGAGATAAACTcccttttgtttttaaagtcattatcAATCTTCCTGCTTAAATTATGTTAGCATTTTGAGAACTTTAAACCAATGAATGTGGCAACCTCCAGTTGACTGTTATGGCTGTTTGCATAGTTCATAATGGATTTTAGACTTCTGACTGCCATCGTTATTCTACATGATATGAAACGAACTTGCAGGCAGATTGTTTTAATGGGTAATTTCTTTTATCTCTCTGTTTAAGAACATCCAGAACCATATTGGTGAGGAAATACTTCAGAACTTAATCAACTATTCTTTGAATTATATGGCCAAGATTAAGTTGCCAAGAAAAAGGTAAAACAGAAAGAATTTTTACAATTAGACCACTCATTTTTAGTACAAGTCACACCTGCTCCACTGCTCCAAAATCTGAACTTTGTACGCCTCCATCATATTGCGCACAAGGAAACTTAGCAGGAGAAGGCTGCTTGCCCAGCCTTTCAAAGTGATCATGGCAGATTAGCCCAGGCCTCAACACCTCTTGTGTGGCAGTTACACATAACTTTCTGTTCGCAATCTTTCCAAAATATCTTCctccaatgatctggcctctcaGCCCTCAAGGATAGAGAATTTCAAATGAGAATTCATATATACCTCAGTTTCAAATGACCATCCACTTATCTGGAAGTTTGTCTATTCTTGTGTTGGATAGCATGTGATAGGAGTAATTGTTTGTAATTCCTGCCTTTGAGATTTGGATGCTTTACTTGCAAAACCTGAATCACATTCTTGTAAAATATATCCTGAATTTAAACATTGCTTATGAGTATTAGGGCCGGCTGATGGTGTTGTGGCATcggcactggacttcaaggcagatggtcttAAACTCACACCCAGCCGGGTCCcagcctgggcagcagcagtgtCTGCGCAGAacaaaggcctggcaatctacctctgtatcttgccatgaaaaccctatggtccACAAGGTCACGAAAAGTCGGACTCGACTAAATGACTGAACAACTATGAGTTTGTATCTTTAATTACTTGATCTGAATTTGATTTCTTTGAATTCATGCCATTTGATTGAATAGCTCTAGACAATTAAAACTAAAATACATCCCCAAAGATAGCAAAATTATATTTGAGGATGTATTTCCTGAGCAGATCATGTTCAAAACTCAGTGCTAAAGAATCCGATAGGATATTAGTCAATGTCATTTATTTTTCTATTCAAAGCAGCTTAAATTTACCACTGTCTAAACATTAATGGAGATTAGCGGCTGTATATAAAACTACCTTTCTTTCACAGAGGCACCTTTATTGAATTCCGTAATGGAATGCTGAACATCAGTCCAATTGGTAGAAGCTGCAGCCAAGAAGAACGTATTGAATTCTTTGAACTTGATAAAGTAAGTTCATTTCTAAATGTTGTTCAACTCTTGGATGAACTGATGTAAGAAATAGTCATTGAAGGTTATCTTGACAAGTAAAAATAATTTGAATGAAAGCAATTACAGGCTGAGGTAATGTTGAGATCACAATAGAGcagggggttcccaatcttttgtTCTTAATGTTGTGAGCCAGTAACATTAagcaaggttgggaacccctactatAGTTACCTTagtcaaaagatgaaaaatgGTGCTAAATGTATGCAGCACTAATAAGAAATGCCCGTTTTGGGTTAAATAGGTTGAGGAAAGATAAATTCTTTCCCTATACTTCGTCTAGTTGGCAACAATAATACTCCATATGGTGCCTTGGGAACTGAGGTTGCACCACTTAAGGTCTCAGATGCAGCAAGTTCCAAAGGAATGAGCTATGCCCTTTATCTCCAGAATGGAAGGATGCCGTATCACTTGATGTTGCTCTGACTGGCCTCTTCCATTCTTCACTCAGACCAAGGGGGCCCCAAGTAAGATGCCGTCACCAACCCCTACCCTTTTCTTGGCAAAGCCTAAAATTGTGATAAGCAGAACATTTACTACTTTTATACAAATTTGTCTGTGAATGAGAAGTGTTTGACGTTGATATAAGCATTACATATTCATAAGTGTATATGTGACCACCTCACAGTGGCTCGTAATAAACCAGGTTCATTAGCTAACTCTGGCTAACGGCCATGAGACTAAACATCGCCTGGGTAACAGTGAGAAATGAGACTGAGCATCACCTGGGTGACAGTGAGAAATGAGACTAAGCATCGCCTGGGTAACAGAAGGCCTCCTTCAATAAGCAGAACACGTCTAGAATTGGTATGATtcagttcaaccaaacaggaaagttggaatgTTCTGATGAGGGAATGGAAATTATGGTGATTGTTGTGTAAATGCTGCCCCAAGCAGTTATCATTCACTAGGAAATAACAGGTCTTACACCAGCATCAAATTAAAATGGGAGTATATTTACCAgtatttcaactttaacaaacacAATGGAGAAAGGGCCCactacagttaaaccagtctaaatgtgcacataaccactggagctcatttctggagtagtTGGTGCTTCACTTTGATCACTCAGTGCATGAGTACTCTCACGCCCTCTGTGTGAGGGGCACCAGCCACAATTCAAACTTTGCTGGAAAACCATTTCAAATGAACTGGCTAACTCAGTAttggcattttctccttggaaccattcatctgcacaaagcacttcctACATGGGGTCTTTCCTTCAAGTGGCATTCTGCGAGCATCTTCCCTTGTGCTTTGCTCTGCACCATCTTTGCCTTCCAGCACTTCCCAACAAAAGACTCAAAACCAGACTACTGTCATTCAAAAATCTAATCCTGTCCAGCACTCTCGAATGTTCCATGGCATCCCACTGGCACCAGACAAACCCAACTGgctgacacacataaaagttgcagtGTACCTCTtccattagatgctgcctggcctgctgcgttcaccagcaacttttatgtgtgttgcttgaaattccagcatctgcagatttcctcgtgtttgcccaaATGGCTGATACAACATTCCTAGGCTAAGCTAAGCAAACACTCCTTATCTCAGCCGAAACCAAAACACTAGTCTGTGAAGCTTAACAAAACACACTGCGTTTGCagaaaaactgctaaaataaaatacctcacagcatagcagtagaaatacaATAAAACGTGTTCTTAACCACAATGTTACATATATATTTCATTTCACTTTCAAATAATTTGTTACTGTTATGAGAAGTGTTAATTGCATATCCATCTTTTTAACAGGTGCATTTTATGTGTAGCAATAAATGAACTGTTGGATGAACTCTCAATTAGCATCTGAAATGCTGATTATCCTTTTCTTAGGTTCCCCCAGAAGGTTGTTTTTTTTACTCCAGattttagcatctgcagtctcctgtgcctcAGGCGTTTCATATAACTGATGACATCCCTGCCATTGGCTTTGAATTATGGAATAATTTCAGGCTAAATTGATGTTTCTATTTAAGATGTGTTTTGATCAACTCTTCAGTCTTTGTAATATGTGACTTAGGAACTTGTAATTTGTTCCTTTTACACAAGGAACAGAATTTATCCTGAACTCTTTTAATGTAGAAGAAAACATTTACTGTCACTGTTCTTCATTCTGGTTTGTTCTGttcatttttttctttgcactacttagttaatttatttttatattctaatttATAATTTTCTTATTTCTTATTCTAACTTAGTTTTTTATTGTATATTGCAATATAGagttgccgcaaaacaacaaattttgtgatatttgccaatgatattaaactttaTTCTGATTTCTAGTGTTTTTACAGAGATGGTTAAAATAAtttacaagtttttaaaaaaactagaaATTTATAGTATTTTAGTTGATTTTTCTTGTAAAGCAAAATATAAATCCCACTTACTGTCAAAATTCCCTTAATATCTCATAATCGAAATTCTCTGATCTCCCTAAAGGAGATGcatggctgtttggattcagaattggcttgctggTAGAAGACAGGGCAATGGTCAATGGGATTTACTTTGGCTGAAGGTCCATGagtactggtgttccacagggacttGTACTGGCACCTCTGCTGTTTATGATATTGGATGAAAACATGGATgggtgggtgagtaagtttgcagacaatatgaagattagtaacattgtggatagtgtagaagattgtcaaagtatatagctggatatagatcagt from the Mobula birostris isolate sMobBir1 chromosome 9, sMobBir1.hap1, whole genome shotgun sequence genome contains:
- the pmm2 gene encoding phosphomannomutase 2; its protein translation is MAESGSGQTGDILCLFDVDGTLTEARQKISQPMDEFMQRLRKKVKVGVVSGSDVEKIKEQLGEEVLSKADYVFAENGLVAYKAGKLLAVQNIQNHIGEEILQNLINYSLNYMAKIKLPRKRGTFIEFRNGMLNISPIGRSCSQEERIEFFELDKKEKIRERFVADLQREFAGKGLTFSIGGQISFDVFPDGWDKRYCLGILEKDNLKTIHFFGDKTSPGGNDYEIYIDARTIGHSVTCPGDTRRICDELFFNSSASTQS